From the Salarias fasciatus chromosome 5, fSalaFa1.1, whole genome shotgun sequence genome, the window TCATGGTacattaaaaagaggaaaaaagtagTTTTATCTTACATTTCAAATGCTTATCTCGATGGCTTCTGGCGATACCCGTTCCATTTTATAGATTTGTCAGCACAAAATGCAATAAACCAATACCATTTTATTACAGCaatcgtgtctggagtttttaatgtttcattttcacaatggAAACTATTTTAcaaaatttcaacaaaaaaaaaaaaaaaaaaagatataaaaagaGAACAGATGGTTGGAGAACGAGTTCAACGACTGAAATTTAATCTGCAGTTCAACtgaaaacaatttaaaacatCGAGGAGATGAAACTTATTAAAAGGTTTTACAAAACGTCTCTACAGTCTACCGATGCGACGCTGGTGAATGCTGCTGGCGGGCAGCGGGCAGTCCTGAGTGGCTGTCAGTAGTGTCGGGGGTACATGGCCATGGGGGGGGCCGCCGGCCTCGggggcggcggctgctgctgttgctgtggctgctgctgtgcctgctgctgcggcggcgcggcggcgttCACCAGGTGGTTGAGGGACGGTCCGCTCTGAATGAGTGTGTCCAGAGCTTTCTGCACGCTGGGGTTGTCGAAGTTGATGCCGGAGGACGGCGGCGCGGCCCGCTGCACGGCCGGCTGGGCCGGCAGGCGGCCCGGCGGCGAGCCGTAACCCTGAGCCGCGGCCGCGGGGGGGCCGGTCATGGCCGGGCGGGCCGGGTTCGGGGCGGTCGCCGCACCCAGggcgctgtaggagagaggcggcgtggcggcgggtGCCGCTCCTCCGGCGCCCGCCAGCGAGCCGGCGCCGTTGTTGAACAAACTGAGGATTttggcctgcagctcctgctgatgGCTGGGGTTCACCGAGGCGCTGGAACCGGCGGCCAGGCCCAGGTGACTGGACTGCGACACCGTGTGAGAGGACAAGGACGTGGGGAGTCCTGCTGCTGAGGGCGCCACGTCGTGACGGATGGCGGCGGGCGCTCCCACGTGAACCGGCGCTGCGAGGAGAACAGTTCAGTCAACAGGAAGTTTGGTTTGACTGAAGACAAAGTGAAATGGACCCGAACATTTCTTCATATTCAACTGCGGAAAATTCATTGCAAGCAGCTTTGACAGACGGAAACGGTTGAGGCTTCAGGGCGGAGTTACCTGAGAGGGAATCCCCCGCGCTTCGAGCCAGTCGAGCTCGTTTGTCCTTCAGGTACGCGATGAGACCGTCGAGCTCCTCTGGAGTCAGGAATCTGGGAGTTGGACCGCGCAGGCATTATAGGAAGGCATTTACAAAACACCATCACGTCCAGGGACGGCGCGCCATTTCCCAAAACGCACCTGTTTTCAGACAGCAGCGTGACGGCGGTGAGCACCGACACCGGGTGGCTCTCTCTGTCGGGCTCCCTCAGCAACACGTCGTCGGCCATCTTGGCCGCTTTCCTGGCGATTTCCTCCCGCTCTTTCTCGCGGTTTTCCACTTTGTAGGCGTCGTAGTTGTGCGCCACCAGCATCATGGCGTCCTGCATCGGCATGTTTCGATGCTCTGCAGGCGACGGACAGGCGTCAGCGGAGGGCGGGTCAGGGGAAAGCGGCTCGTTCGGAAtgccgccgctgctcccttACCTTGAGGCGTGCCGAACAGGATGTTGACGGTGCAGGACCGGTGCacctggtgctgctgggtgATGATGATGGCGAAGGGCGTGCGAGCTCGGCCCACGTCCTCCAGCGCCTGGGTCAGAGACACCTCCGTGTTGAGGAAGATCAGATCCACCACCATTCCCAAATCGCGGACCTTCCGCCCGACCGTCTCGGCATACTCCCTACAGTAGATtttgaagcacacacacacacacacagacacacacacacacaaaagccatATGAAATGACAGTGTACTGCGTGCAGGTGGGCATTGACCGAACTGCTGGAGGTCCCGCGAGAGCGTTCCGTGGAGAGAAGAAAGCGGACTTACTTTTGTGCCTTGTTGACGACGATCACGGAGCAGTCGACGGGACGGTCGGTGTCGTGGCGTCGCTGGAGTTCCTCGTAATACTGACGATAAAGCTCATTACGGCGACGCTCTTCGGGGCGAGCGCGATCGCCTGCAGTGGAGGAGGGAAGCGGTTTTAAATGGAGTCGGCGACAAAGATTCTCAACATCAACATCATCCTAATTCAAGATTTACTGAACTTTAGTCTGCAGTAAATGTTCAAAACCTGTGATTCAGCTCATGTGTTCACATTATCTTTCACCATCATAAATACGTCATGTAGTTTTTACTGAAGGTCGTTGGGACTAAGAATGAAGGCGgagtgaagcagagcagcatgGACCCCCCTCGGGTTCACCCACCGTCTGGCTCCCGGCGTCCGTTCCAAGGGTCTCCGTAAGGATCTCTGAAGGACTCGTCCTTCCTGCGGTAGTGGTCGTccgcgccgctgctgctgcggtaGTACCGGTCGTATTCCCCTCTGCAGGATGGAAGCACAGCGGGTTTCAGACAGAAACCTAACCGCATTCAGCTCCGTGAACCGACGGACCGGGTGCATCCCACCTGTAGGCGGGCTCTCGGGGGTCTTTATCTCTGCCCTCGCTGCTGCGGTAGCGGTAGTCGTGGTCGCGGGAGTGGCCGCCGGGCCGCGGCTCCCTGAGCGAGTCCCTCCCATCACGGCTGTCACGGGGTTCGCGTCCGTCACGACCGTCGCGTCCGTAGACCGGGGAGCGGGACCGCGGCCGAGGGTCTTTGTCCCCGTAGCCGCTGTACGGGGGCCTGGGAGGAAGACAGCGAGTCAGTGGAAGAACGCCGAGCGGTTCAGGCTGATATGAAAGATCACAGGAGGCGACGACTCGTCCGTCCTCAGCTGGTGAGGAAGCACCTACAGTTGGTCTGAGAAATTTGGAAACAGCACCGATGTTTTTATTCAAGGTAGGGAACAGGTGCTTGTAGAACCAAAGGGAAGAAATCAGGAGCAGCTTTCACCAAGGTGAGCTACGAGATTCAAACCAGGAGGCGATTCCGAAAAGTCGCAGCAGCGATCTTTACGCGACGTCCAGCGATCGACCAGCGCGCCTTTTCTCAACCAACCGTTCGAAGTTCTGCGTGCACGAGTCCCTCGGAACAGACAAAATACCACAACCGGTTTTCCCCGAATGTTTTGATTTGGCACATTTTGCTCAGTGAACCCataatttgtttttccatgtttgaGACAATTAGCACAACGTGAGGAAAGTGGCTGAAAAATGAAGCTAAATGACAAAAGTGtaccaaaaaaaatgaatcaagaAAGTGCCTGCACACACTGAAACGGCTGGATTTTGTGAACACGTCGTCCAACGctcactttttaaaatgcagtcaagcgttttggtttttttgttgctgcCCTCATCAACACctcaaaataaacaacactGCACCGTTGGATCAGTTGAAAGCATTTGCACCTCTGCCTCTGTTGAATATGTTGTTTTGTAGAATTTATTGAATGTTCAACACCGTCGCCCTGTGAGTTGGTCAAAGCATCCTGCAGCATTAAAATCTCCTTTGGATACTGGCAGAGATTTaagaataaagagaaaaaaggtACTCTGTGGAGTTTTTAGGCAATGCGCCGGTCATGTTGTGCGTGAACTGCGACGGCTAAACCGAAGTCCATTGTTTTATACATTTCCTTCATCTCCTGAAATCCTCTTTTTTGAACCAAAGATGATGAAAAAACTAATTTCACCCCAGCATGACAGCAGGCTGGATTATAATACTTTAAAGGGCACGATCAGCCTCAGCAATAGAGCATGTGACGCGAGTGTAACAGTACAGACACTGCAACCGTAAAATAACCTTTAGTCTCGTGTATTAACACAAGacattaaaaagtaaatattttacCAGATTAAGTAGCAAAAACCTCCACAGGGTATCTTTAAGTACAATCTTCTTTGTTGCTTGCCAACATCAAAATCCGGTTTGATGCGAGCAGCGTGTTTGATTTTATACAACTGAaagtgaatgtagtgtggaaaTATTAGGCAGGATTACAGTTACCTCTGCAGGACAGATGCTGGTTcgaaccacaacaacaaacgTGGAACAAAAGTtgaataaaatcaaaagaaGCAGTGTACAGCTGAAAAGCCAGAAGGTCAAGAATGTTTGAGACAAAGACACTTGAACTACACCCGAGtcccttttctttatttcaaacagGTCAGAAACTTTGCGTTCGGGTAAAAGACTCGACTCGTCCACCAACGGTCGCAAGCCATCTAACGGTGCGGCAGCTTCCATCGAACCGACGTCGACACTGGTGGTGCAAAAACGTTTAAACACGCTGGGTCGATCTGTTTTTACCGACACAGCAGAGGCGATGGAAGCTCTTCACACCCGCTTGGCGTTACTTTACCTGCGTGGAGGGCTCTGCTGGGATTGAGGTTTAGGTTGCCGTCGCTCCACTGCCATATTTACATCTGAAAGTAAATCAATCCAAATGTTGAACATAACAGCAACATGTAGCTCAGGCAATGTTCTTCACGCAAAGAAACGGAGTGATCTCAGGGTCCCAATGAAGCCGAATGCCCGGATCCAAATTTTGAAAAAGTCGAAAAGtggacaaaaaataaacaaaaaagcgGCAAATTGGGTGACGGAAATGGTCAAATTCAAAATCCAAAATGGAGACACTCCCAAGCAACAAGCGCACAGGTTTAAATGACACGTCGTCATCAAGAAAATTCCTCACgctgcaaataaaacaagagaTTTCAGGACTCAGGGTTTTCCATAATTTAGCAGTACTTGTTTATTTGCACTTGTTTGAGTTGCAGCTTAAAATCAAGCTTCTATTGCCACAAGGCTCAGACTGCTCAAAGCCTTACAGATACAAGAAGCAGCATCTCACTGTTCAAGTAGTACTTCATTTAACTTCAGAAATAAGGTGCATTTTCTAACATTAACACATTAGATTAGAGCTGGGCGATAAAACTAACGGGACAGTGAAGGAACTCCAGGTGAGAACAATACAGCTTGGGTCTGCAGTATCACCTGATGTTGGTTTTCTTTACGGACAactgcagctgccagaggtAGCAGGGAAAGATGGTGACTGTGTTTTTGGTCATTATTTCAATGCTCAAGTCTTTGTCTTCTGGTCTGCTGCAGCCACATATGTCATACTGTATCgaaattgaaatgaaatataGAACACTATTAATGAGGGGTGGCCACTTTGAAAATAAAGTGACCAGATTTACTTTCTGTAAATCATTTAAGCTGCAAAAGTTGTACTTGTTGTgtattttaagaaaaacaagacCAAAATGGTCACATTAACAGAACCTCCCATAGTTCATTAATATGATTAAatatggggagaaaaaaatatttgcagGGAAAAAGTCAATAACAAGCCTGAGAAAAATAACTCAGTTAGCTGTAGCTAAACTACTGTGGCTTTACAGATTCACAAGTCAATAAGTCCTGACTGCAGCATCatattaaaatgtcattttaactACAGATGAGTCAAAAGTTAGATATATAGActtatttttgccatatcgcccagcacTAATGGTAGAGTGCCACTTGTATTtctaatttttctttgtttttactcACCAAATTATTCCGGACATGTTATAAACAATCATTTCATCTTAAATTTAGCCTTTCATAGCTTTGACTTTGTTGCTCACTCAACATCATGCCATACAGTCACACCCTCTGAAGATAAAGCTTACCTATTTTATAACCTTTATAAATTCGGCCCTTTTGGGCCGCCTTTGCAGCTTCGGCTTCCTCAATACGTTCAAATTGTACAAATCCAAACCCACGAAACAGGGACACGCCTGGAAAAGGAATATTTAAGTGGCACACATGTAGGACGAGTTCAATAGAGAATGCTGGGTACAATCTGCCTCATTCACGTTGTCATGAACGGAGACTTGTAGCTTATGTTGTGTTTACTGACCGAGAACCTTCCCGTACGGGGTGAACATGTCTTCCAAATCCTTGGACTGCATGTCGGATGTTGGCAAATTTCCAACGAAAATCCTTCTCTCCAAATCTCGGGGATCATTGCTGCTGCAGGTGCGGGAGAAACGGCCCGGCGATGAGCTGCGGCTTCTTCTGCGAGACATGACTCGATCCCACCGGTATAGCCTTTTCTTTCTTCGTACGTCTCAAACGCTCGAACGAGTTCGGTTTGTTTGCTATTAAGCTTCTTTAAATTCGCCAATATCCTGAAACATGGCAGTGGATTGAAAGAAGAGGTTAAATtccatgaaaagacaaaaaactttCAGAGGAGCCTGAGTTGCAGACcaaaatcacagaaaatttCCAATCAATTgaaatgttgctgaaatgtAATTCTTAAATGCGAATCCTCCTAAATTAAAAGTTAACACTTCGATCAAAAACACAGGTGACGTTGGCTTTTTCCGGCAGAGGTCCCAAAATATGCACAAAATTcaattttgtgttattttccgTTTGAAGTGTGCATTCACCAGCTCCAGTAGTTTCAGCCTATTGGAAAACCAACGGGGACGACCGGGCCACTAATGAATCAGCCATTTCTTTGTTCAAgttaaaaagtcattcaaaggTGGCATTTTATAAGTGAGCCATAACTTCCGCCATGGCCATTAGGGACACTTTAGTTTACTTCATTTAAAATTGATAAACAAATATTGAGAAATAGCAGATTCCATTAAAATACGAGATCGATGAAGGCAATTCCACCATGATGTAGGACGCTGGAGCGCTGtaaagtgaaaactgaaatatgtgtttcaatCGTTGGATTCTTCTTTCGAAAGGCAAATGTGTATTCAGGCAGATGACAAAAACAGTCTTCACGTCGTCTTCAGTTGATGACAGAAAATGGAGCAGACGGCACAGGTTTCAGCATCAGGAGAACAGCGAGACAGGATCCAGTGGCGATCGCAAAATGAGCTCACGGATATAAAATGGCAGAATCGCAGATTCAAAAATTCACAGACGCAAATTTCAAAACAACGCGCTCTAAAAATAGCCGTGCAGGTTTGTGTGGTCCTCTTCTCTTGAAATTGTAATGCCATCTTGAGGGAAATCgcaaaataaaattgaaacGGATCGCAAGCGGCGGGGAAAACGTCCTTTGGCTCAAACGGGGCAATGCTTAAGAAAGTCCTCTGGAGATGTCAAGCAGAGAAAATCTCTGCACAATTTCAGgtcagacacaaacagctgaagaTGATATTA encodes:
- the ncoa5 gene encoding nuclear receptor coactivator 5 isoform X2; this encodes MSRRRSRSSSPGRFSRTCSSNDPRDLERRIFVGNLPTSDMQSKDLEDMFTPYGKVLGVSLFRGFGFVQFERIEEAEAAKAAQKGRIYKGYKIDVNMAVERRQPKPQSQQSPPRRPPYSGYGDKDPRPRSRSPVYGRDGRDGREPRDSRDGRDSLREPRPGGHSRDHDYRYRSSEGRDKDPREPAYRGEYDRYYRSSSGADDHYRRKDESFRDPYGDPWNGRREPDGDRARPEERRRNELYRQYYEELQRRHDTDRPVDCSVIVVNKAQKEYAETVGRKVRDLGMVVDLIFLNTEVSLTQALEDVGRARTPFAIIITQQHQVHRSCTVNILFGTPQEHRNMPMQDAMMLVAHNYDAYKVENREKEREEIARKAAKMADDVLLREPDRESHPVSVLTAVTLLSENRFLTPEELDGLIAYLKDKRARLARSAGDSLSAPVHVGAPAAIRHDVAPSAAGLPTSLSSHTVSQSSHLGLAAGSSASVNPSHQQELQAKILSLFNNGAGSLAGAGGAAPAATPPLSYSALGAATAPNPARPAMTGPPAAAAQGYGSPPGRLPAQPAVQRAAPPSSGINFDNPSVQKALDTLIQSGPSLNHLVNAAAPPQQQAQQQPQQQQQPPPPRPAAPPMAMYPRHY
- the ncoa5 gene encoding nuclear receptor coactivator 5 isoform X3 translates to MAVERRQPKPQSQQSPPRRPPYSGYGDKDPRPRSRSPVYGRDGRDGREPRDSRDGRDSLREPRPGGHSRDHDYRYRSSEGRDKDPREPAYRGEYDRYYRSSSGADDHYRRKDESFRDPYGDPWNGRREPDGDRARPEERRRNELYRQYYEELQRRHDTDRPVDCSVIVVNKAQNREYAETVGRKVRDLGMVVDLIFLNTEVSLTQALEDVGRARTPFAIIITQQHQVHRSCTVNILFGTPQEHRNMPMQDAMMLVAHNYDAYKVENREKEREEIARKAAKMADDVLLREPDRESHPVSVLTAVTLLSENRFLTPEELDGLIAYLKDKRARLARSAGDSLSAPVHVGAPAAIRHDVAPSAAGLPTSLSSHTVSQSSHLGLAAGSSASVNPSHQQELQAKILSLFNNGAGSLAGAGGAAPAATPPLSYSALGAATAPNPARPAMTGPPAAAAQGYGSPPGRLPAQPAVQRAAPPSSGINFDNPSVQKALDTLIQSGPSLNHLVNAAAPPQQQAQQQPQQQQQPPPPRPAAPPMAMYPRHY
- the ncoa5 gene encoding nuclear receptor coactivator 5 isoform X1, with product MSRRRSRSSSPGRFSRTCSSNDPRDLERRIFVGNLPTSDMQSKDLEDMFTPYGKVLGVSLFRGFGFVQFERIEEAEAAKAAQKGRIYKGYKIDVNMAVERRQPKPQSQQSPPRRPPYSGYGDKDPRPRSRSPVYGRDGRDGREPRDSRDGRDSLREPRPGGHSRDHDYRYRSSEGRDKDPREPAYRGEYDRYYRSSSGADDHYRRKDESFRDPYGDPWNGRREPDGDRARPEERRRNELYRQYYEELQRRHDTDRPVDCSVIVVNKAQNREYAETVGRKVRDLGMVVDLIFLNTEVSLTQALEDVGRARTPFAIIITQQHQVHRSCTVNILFGTPQEHRNMPMQDAMMLVAHNYDAYKVENREKEREEIARKAAKMADDVLLREPDRESHPVSVLTAVTLLSENRFLTPEELDGLIAYLKDKRARLARSAGDSLSAPVHVGAPAAIRHDVAPSAAGLPTSLSSHTVSQSSHLGLAAGSSASVNPSHQQELQAKILSLFNNGAGSLAGAGGAAPAATPPLSYSALGAATAPNPARPAMTGPPAAAAQGYGSPPGRLPAQPAVQRAAPPSSGINFDNPSVQKALDTLIQSGPSLNHLVNAAAPPQQQAQQQPQQQQQPPPPRPAAPPMAMYPRHY